The following proteins are encoded in a genomic region of Paenibacillus sp. FSL H3-0469:
- a CDS encoding PadR family transcriptional regulator — MKDCGQSSAYELLSVFKERDYRYLVHMTKGSLYYNLQKLAGEGLVRLVEVVSVNNYPEQYIYEITPQGDEHFKGLMAKYSLQTDDITLAFYMTTLFAHQYDSEQFKAAVAVQMEQTRRKIAEIDHALDAKQDKIYDTAKSMMNNVRAHHELNLKWFQELLEQ, encoded by the coding sequence CTGAAGGATTGCGGACAATCCAGCGCTTATGAATTGCTCAGTGTCTTCAAGGAGCGGGATTACAGGTATCTTGTTCATATGACGAAGGGATCGCTGTATTACAACCTCCAGAAGTTAGCGGGTGAAGGCTTGGTCCGGCTGGTGGAGGTCGTGAGCGTCAACAACTATCCCGAGCAATATATCTACGAGATTACACCGCAGGGTGATGAGCATTTCAAAGGGCTGATGGCCAAATACTCGCTGCAGACAGACGATATTACGTTAGCCTTTTATATGACGACGCTGTTCGCCCACCAATATGATTCTGAGCAATTCAAGGCGGCTGTAGCGGTGCAGATGGAGCAGACACGGCGTAAGATTGCTGAGATTGACCATGCGCTGGATGCCAAGCAAGATAAGATCTATGATACGGCCAAATCGATGATGAATAATGTCAGAGCACACCATGAATTGAACCTGAAGTGGTTTCAAGAACTGCTGGAACAGTAG
- a CDS encoding DUF1129 family protein yields the protein MKVKAMIKQNNLLREQMTPSNRSYFEDMILAMRASSVDAVRAEELLLEAAGLLLKGQAKGKNAKQVFGEQPGDYFKDVMDSAPPHTPRSRLKNSLMISWSALTLLFGTMGIAGLITQWSGGPHELFGQLSLFTLVVVGAGSILLVELIMKWMASLSEDDSPKPKTFDIKALGIYIGIAVIAVFAGLFLDNLFPVIPVSPWVSLALAAAGGLGLKFIFFPS from the coding sequence ATGAAAGTCAAAGCTATGATTAAGCAGAACAACCTGCTGCGGGAGCAGATGACGCCGTCTAACCGCTCTTATTTCGAAGATATGATTCTGGCGATGCGCGCCAGTTCAGTAGATGCTGTACGTGCAGAGGAGCTGCTGCTGGAGGCAGCCGGGCTGCTGCTGAAGGGACAAGCCAAGGGCAAGAACGCCAAGCAGGTTTTTGGCGAGCAGCCCGGTGATTATTTCAAGGACGTGATGGACAGTGCCCCGCCGCATACACCGCGCAGCCGGCTGAAGAACTCCCTGATGATCTCCTGGTCCGCTCTGACCCTGCTGTTCGGGACGATGGGCATTGCCGGCCTGATTACGCAGTGGAGCGGCGGTCCGCACGAACTCTTCGGCCAGCTCAGCCTGTTCACGCTGGTCGTTGTCGGCGCAGGCTCGATCCTGCTGGTTGAGCTTATTATGAAGTGGATGGCCTCCCTCTCGGAGGACGACAGTCCGAAGCCCAAGACCTTCGACATTAAGGCCTTGGGCATCTATATCGGAATTGCCGTGATTGCGGTATTCGCCGGCCTATTCCTCGATAATCTGTTCCCGGTGATTCCGGTCTCGCCCTGGGTCAGTCTGGCTCTGGCCGCTGCAGGAGGTCTAGGGCTGAAATTCATATTCTTCCCATCTTAG
- a CDS encoding NmrA family NAD(P)-binding protein encodes MLFITGATGTVGSRVVHHLKSKAVHFKALTRTPEKLMSDQTSHMNMTIVTGDIKDCSTWSDSLSGVETLFLILLDDAEEILQAARDKGVRNIVFLSSASINRSDASYNENAMKHKKVEEQIQAYGFRYVYIRAEAFMHNTVYWRDLFRYNKGTIRLPALEAKLASVHEADIAEVISEVVADFDRFSGQVLTLTGANILSQRNILTQISRQLGQSIQLEEQTIRDFRSYMSKYIAEEYITLRVQDWEYSLKHKLDVTDTVLTILGREPYTFREWIAEHLGDFQ; translated from the coding sequence ATGTTATTTATTACTGGAGCAACTGGAACCGTTGGAAGCCGTGTTGTACATCACCTCAAGTCTAAGGCTGTCCATTTCAAAGCCCTCACACGTACACCTGAGAAACTGATGAGCGATCAGACTAGCCACATGAACATGACTATCGTCACTGGCGATATTAAGGATTGCAGCACCTGGTCAGACAGCCTGAGCGGTGTGGAGACCTTATTCCTGATCCTGCTGGATGATGCCGAAGAGATTCTGCAGGCGGCCCGGGACAAGGGGGTGCGGAACATCGTGTTCTTATCCTCAGCTTCCATCAACCGCTCGGATGCCAGTTACAATGAGAACGCTATGAAACATAAGAAGGTCGAGGAGCAGATTCAGGCGTATGGCTTTCGGTATGTGTATATCCGGGCGGAGGCCTTCATGCATAATACCGTTTACTGGAGGGACCTTTTTAGATACAATAAGGGGACGATCCGGCTACCGGCTCTGGAGGCAAAGCTGGCCAGTGTGCATGAAGCAGATATTGCCGAAGTGATCAGTGAGGTTGTAGCGGATTTTGACAGATTCTCCGGGCAGGTCTTGACGCTCACAGGAGCAAATATTCTTAGCCAGCGGAACATATTAACACAAATCTCCAGGCAGCTGGGGCAATCCATTCAACTGGAAGAGCAGACGATCAGGGACTTCCGTTCTTATATGAGCAAGTACATCGCTGAAGAGTACATTACCCTTAGAGTTCAGGATTGGGAGTATAGCCTGAAGCATAAGCTCGACGTGACGGACACGGTGCTGACGATTCTTGGCCGGGAGCCTTATACGTTCAGAGAATGGATCGCGGAGCATCTCGGTGATTTTCAATAA
- a CDS encoding methyl-accepting chemotaxis protein: protein MKALRNMGIRGKLFLSVILSVVVIFMAVSVVIYSNAKQLIVDGLKSSLTYEKGEIGVQVNDLLQPAVDSVALLNANAYIRDFILRVNDAQTLKTTDGYTELIQTLNLIKNNNKNLLNVYIGLDAVNKVITQDEFEPPADYVLKERSWYSATAANKRVTITNPYIDAGSGKMVVSVSTPLLDDSGKLIGVASADISIEQITAALGAFNYKGSGYAVLIDETGTFIYHPNPDNILLKKMADLGGSWKTVGDKMLQWGSNVIRTDMDGEPSYVSYSPAVANQWSVALIVPQKHAELELKRFELIFFLSIMASIAVLSVLLYLVSGSILKQIPLLTAAFGQAKEGDLSVRARVTAGGEIGVLAEGFNDMIASQQSLIQEIMHSSQSISGAVGNTEQNVFVLDGSITEISGVTEELSAGLQQTAASMEEMNASTTQIEAAVNGIARKAQEGAEAAGEINIRAERLKEMARESRTQADTVYGLSEEKLRTAIEQSGSISQISALTGAILEIAAQTNLLSLNASIEAARAGEAGRGFAVVAEEIRKLADNSRETVTEIQGVTGAVIEAVSNLVEAAESMLGFMDSQVKEDYDAMQETGERYSEDARYIEELVTDFSATSEELLASIQSMLTAISETGSATNEGAEGAGAIAAGAEQIIGRSGSIVAEMEEIKHSSAQLLSAVSRFKV, encoded by the coding sequence ATGAAGGCATTAAGGAATATGGGGATTCGCGGCAAGCTGTTTTTGTCAGTGATTTTGTCTGTGGTGGTTATTTTCATGGCCGTGTCTGTAGTGATCTACAGCAATGCCAAGCAGCTAATCGTGGACGGACTGAAGAGCTCGTTGACATATGAGAAAGGGGAGATCGGGGTACAGGTCAATGACCTGCTGCAGCCTGCTGTGGACAGTGTGGCGCTGCTTAATGCCAACGCCTATATCCGCGACTTCATTCTAAGGGTGAACGATGCGCAGACGCTGAAGACTACGGACGGGTACACGGAGCTGATCCAGACGCTGAACCTGATCAAGAACAACAATAAGAATCTGCTTAATGTATACATAGGTCTGGATGCGGTGAACAAGGTGATAACCCAGGATGAATTCGAGCCTCCGGCAGACTACGTGCTGAAGGAGCGAAGCTGGTATTCCGCTACGGCTGCGAACAAGCGTGTTACGATTACCAATCCTTATATTGATGCCGGGTCGGGCAAAATGGTCGTCAGTGTCAGCACACCGCTGCTTGATGATTCGGGCAAGCTGATCGGTGTGGCGAGTGCAGATATTTCGATTGAGCAGATTACAGCGGCGCTGGGCGCTTTTAATTATAAGGGCAGCGGCTATGCCGTGCTGATTGATGAGACAGGGACCTTCATCTACCATCCCAATCCCGATAATATCCTGCTGAAGAAGATGGCTGACCTGGGCGGATCGTGGAAGACTGTTGGCGATAAAATGCTGCAGTGGGGCTCTAATGTCATCCGGACGGACATGGACGGCGAGCCCAGCTATGTATCCTATTCACCGGCTGTGGCTAACCAGTGGTCAGTCGCGCTGATCGTACCGCAGAAGCATGCGGAGCTGGAGCTGAAGCGCTTCGAGCTGATTTTCTTCCTCTCGATTATGGCTTCAATCGCGGTGCTGTCTGTTCTGTTGTATCTGGTCTCCGGCAGTATTCTGAAGCAGATTCCGCTGCTCACAGCTGCGTTCGGACAGGCGAAGGAAGGAGACCTGTCGGTGAGGGCAAGAGTGACCGCGGGAGGCGAGATCGGGGTGCTGGCCGAGGGCTTCAACGATATGATTGCCTCGCAGCAGTCGCTGATTCAGGAGATCATGCACAGCTCGCAGAGTATCTCGGGCGCGGTGGGGAATACAGAGCAGAACGTATTCGTGCTGGACGGCAGCATCACCGAAATCTCTGGGGTTACGGAGGAGCTGTCGGCAGGCCTGCAGCAGACCGCCGCCTCGATGGAGGAGATGAATGCCAGCACAACCCAGATCGAGGCTGCGGTCAACGGGATTGCCCGCAAAGCCCAGGAGGGGGCGGAAGCCGCCGGAGAAATTAACATACGGGCGGAGCGGCTGAAGGAGATGGCAAGGGAATCCCGCACACAGGCGGATACCGTGTATGGGCTTAGTGAAGAGAAGCTGCGCACGGCTATTGAACAGTCGGGATCGATCTCGCAGATCAGCGCGCTTACGGGCGCCATTCTTGAAATCGCCGCCCAGACCAACCTGTTATCGCTGAATGCTTCAATTGAGGCGGCACGGGCCGGGGAAGCGGGCCGGGGGTTCGCTGTAGTAGCAGAGGAGATCCGTAAGCTAGCCGATAACTCGCGTGAGACGGTGACTGAGATCCAGGGAGTGACTGGGGCGGTAATTGAGGCGGTGTCCAATCTGGTGGAGGCTGCGGAGAGTATGCTTGGCTTCATGGACAGCCAGGTGAAGGAGGACTACGATGCCATGCAGGAGACCGGAGAGCGGTACAGTGAGGATGCCCGGTACATCGAGGAGCTGGTGACGGACTTCAGCGCCACCTCGGAAGAGCTGCTGGCTTCCATCCAGAGCATGCTTACTGCGATCAGCGAGACGGGGAGCGCGACGAATGAGGGGGCGGAAGGAGCGGGAGCCATTGCTGCCGGAGCGGAGCAGATCATCGGGCGGTCCGGCAGCATCGTGGCCGAGATGGAGGAGATTAAGCACAGCTCGGCGCAGCTGCTGAGTGCGGTGTCGAGGTTTAAGGTATAG
- the ilvA gene encoding threonine ammonia-lyase IlvA: MREGENRIVGMEDIVRAHHVLREVIVRTPLQLDAVLSAKYGCNVYLKREDLQIVRSFKIRGAYNMIRSLSDEDRAKGIVCASAGNHAQGVAYSCKALGIKGKIFMPSTTPNQKIKQVRRFGGEFVEVILKGDTFDDAYDEALQACIDHSMTLIHPFDEPRIIAGNGTIAMEVMENLDKPADFVFVTIGGGGLAAGVATYIKTVSPATKVIGVEPSGAASMIEAMESGEVVTLKEINKFVDGAAVKRVGGLTFDICSKLLDDVVKVPEGKACTTILELYNENAIVVEPAGSLPIAALDMYRDQIRGKSVVCIVSGGNNDIDRMQEIKERSLIYEGLKHYFMVNFPQRAGALREFLTEVVGPDDDITRFEYTKKNEKENGPALVGIELMSTDAYAPLIERMKQKGVDYVEINKDVNLFSMLI; this comes from the coding sequence ATGAGAGAAGGCGAAAACCGGATCGTAGGAATGGAAGATATTGTACGCGCACACCATGTGCTGCGGGAGGTTATCGTCCGTACGCCGCTCCAGCTGGATGCGGTATTGTCGGCCAAATACGGCTGTAATGTGTATTTGAAACGTGAGGATCTGCAGATTGTGCGCTCCTTCAAAATCCGGGGAGCCTATAATATGATCCGCAGTCTGTCTGACGAAGACAGAGCCAAGGGCATCGTCTGCGCCAGCGCGGGCAATCATGCTCAGGGTGTGGCGTATTCCTGCAAGGCACTAGGCATCAAAGGCAAGATATTCATGCCGAGCACTACTCCTAATCAGAAGATTAAGCAGGTCCGGCGCTTCGGCGGCGAATTCGTCGAGGTAATTCTGAAGGGGGATACCTTCGATGATGCCTATGATGAAGCGCTGCAGGCTTGCATTGACCATAGCATGACCCTGATTCATCCGTTCGATGAGCCGCGTATTATTGCCGGCAACGGCACCATCGCCATGGAGGTGATGGAGAATCTGGACAAGCCTGCAGACTTCGTGTTCGTCACCATCGGCGGCGGCGGACTGGCAGCCGGTGTAGCCACCTATATCAAGACGGTGAGCCCGGCAACTAAGGTTATTGGTGTGGAGCCTAGCGGCGCAGCCTCGATGATTGAGGCTATGGAGAGCGGCGAGGTGGTCACCCTGAAGGAGATTAACAAGTTCGTAGACGGCGCGGCGGTGAAGCGTGTGGGCGGCCTGACCTTCGATATCTGCTCGAAGCTGCTGGATGATGTGGTGAAGGTGCCGGAGGGCAAGGCATGTACCACTATTCTGGAGCTGTATAACGAGAACGCCATTGTGGTGGAGCCTGCCGGTTCCCTCCCGATTGCTGCACTGGACATGTACCGTGATCAGATCCGCGGCAAAAGCGTGGTCTGCATCGTCAGCGGCGGCAACAACGATATCGACCGGATGCAGGAGATCAAGGAGCGTTCCCTGATCTATGAAGGCCTTAAGCATTACTTCATGGTCAACTTCCCGCAGCGCGCGGGTGCCCTGCGCGAGTTCCTGACCGAGGTGGTCGGACCGGACGATGATATCACCCGGTTCGAGTACACGAAGAAGAATGAGAAGGAGAACGGCCCGGCCCTGGTCGGCATTGAGCTGATGTCCACCGATGCCTACGCTCCGCTGATTGAGCGGATGAAGCAGAAGGGCGTCGACTACGTGGAGATCAACAAGGATGTTAATCTGTTCAGTATGCTGATCTGA